The Brachionichthys hirsutus isolate HB-005 unplaced genomic scaffold, CSIRO-AGI_Bhir_v1 contig_704, whole genome shotgun sequence genome includes a window with the following:
- the LOC137916487 gene encoding bone morphogenetic protein receptor type-1B-like yields MLLRASNKEAAESGKDTSGSTAPALSSQRQLWCHCYHHCPEDSINNTCRTDGYCFTMVVEEGGAPVQTAGCLGLVGSEFQCRDTGSSRQRRLIECCTEQDYCNKNLHPTLPPLSPPIYVDSKIHHMALLVSVLVCSVILVAIILFYYFRYKRQESRPRYTIGLEQDETYSPPGESLKDLIEQSQSSGSGSGLPLLVQRTIAKHIQMVKQIGKGRYGEVWMGKWRGEKVAVKVFFTTDEASWSRESEIYQTVLMRHDNILGFIAADIKGTGSWTQLFLITDYHENGSLYDYLKSTTLDNKAMLRLAYSSVSGLCHLHTEIFGTQGKPAIAHRDLKSKNILVKRNGTCCIADLGLAVKFISDTNEVDIPPNTKVGTKRYMPPEVLDETLNKSHFQSYIMADMYSFGLILWEIARRCISGGILEEYQLPYHELVPTDPSYEDMKEVVCIKRLRPSFPNRWTSDECLRQMGRLMTECWAHNPASRLTALRVKKTLAKMSESQDIKL; encoded by the exons ATGCTGTTACGAGCATCCAATAAGGAGGCAGCGGAGAGTGGGAAAGACACTAGCGGCAGCACTGCTCCTGCGTTGTCCTCCCAGAGACAACTGTGGTGTCACTGTTATCATCACTGCCCTGAGGATTCAATCAATAATACATGCAG GACGGACGGCTACTGTTTTACCatggtggtggaggagggaggggcacCGGTCCAGACGGCAGGTTGTCTGGGGCTCGTCGGTTCAGAATTTCAGTGTCGG GACACGGGGAGCTCGCGTCAAAGACGATTGATTGAATGCTGCACAGAGCAAGATTACTGCAACAAAAACCTGCACCCGACACTGCCCCCACTCTCACCTCCTA TCTACGTAGATTCAAAGATCCACCATATGGCACTGCTGGTCTCAGTCCTTGTGTGCAGCGTTATACTGGTTGCCATTATTCTCTTCTACTACTTCAG GTACAAGCGTCAAGAGTCTCGTCCTCGGTACACTATTGGTCTGGAGCAGGATGAGACCTACAGCCCCCCTGGTGAATCGCTCAAGGACCTGATAGAGCAGTCGCAAAGCTCTGGCTCAGGCTCTGGGCTCCCCCTATTG GTGCAGAGAACAATAGCCAAGCACATCCAGATGGTGAAGCAGATCGGCAAGGGGAGGTATGGAGAGGTGTGGATGGGCAAGTGGAGAGGCGAAAAGGTGGCTGTTAAAGTCTTCTTCACCACCGATGAGGCCAGTTGGTCCAGAGAGAGTGAGATTTACCAGACTGTCTTAATGAGACACGACAATATACTGG GCTTCATAGCCGCTGATATTAAAGGAACTGGGTCCTGGACCCAACTCTTCCTGATCACTGACTACCATGAAAATGGTTCCTTGTACGACTACCTCAAATCAACGACCCTGGACAATAAAGCCATGCTACGACTGGCTTACTCTTCTGTGTCGGGTCTGTGTCACCTCCACACCGAGATCTTTGGCACCCAAGGCAAACCGGCCATTGCTCACAGGGATCTGAAGAGTAAGAACATATTAGTGAAAAGAAATGGGACCTGCTGTATAGCTGACCTTGGACTGGCAGTGAAGTTCATTAG CGACACCAACGAGGTCGACATCCCGCCCAACACTAAGGTCGGTACGAAGCGCTACATGCCTCCAGAGGTTCTGGACGAGACGCTGAACAAGAGTCATTTTCAGTCCTACATCATGGCAGACATGTACAGCTTTGGCCTGATTCTTTGGGAGATTGCCCGACGGTGTATCTCCGGAG GCATCCTTGAAGAGTACCAGCTGCCCTACCATGAGTTGGTTCCCACAGACCCTTCATATGAAGATATGAAAGAGGTGGTCTGCATCAAGAGACTACGGCCATCCTTTCCCAACCGGTGGACCAGTGACGAG TGTTTGAGACAGATGGGACGGTTGATGACAGAATGCTGGGCCCACAACCCAGCCTCCCGCCTCACAGCGCTACGGGTCAAAAAGACGCTCGCCAAGATGTCAGAATCACAAGATATCAAGCTGTGA